The following are from one region of the Petrotoga mobilis SJ95 genome:
- a CDS encoding MBL fold metallo-hydrolase, translating to MKKVLLIFCILLLPFSLSLSFNSPSFIWSYVTSYQTDELMYWKVNYIQKLIDLIEDYLPFLERSGITLPITSDIEVHFIDVGQGDSVYIKLPNNVDILIDGGNNWYGDDVVTYLKSQDVDDIEYLIATHPDADHIGGLDDVLKAFEVENVYAPDVSHTTKTYNDFVLEVRNEGTYIKTAKAGITLINPALAAVIGCPSFSNVYFVGPVKNYGTDLNSWSAVMKLDFGNSSYLFTGDADRISEKDMIDNSMFLKADVLKVGHHGSDSSTSQEFLKEVNPKYAVISVGKNNNYGHPAQEVLERLEMCKVDLFRTDLQGHIIAISDGNKINFNVEPINIVNLMEDAQESTPQKTSILITHLDVSDEKVTICNNTDIDVDLTGWVLVSEVGNQKFNLPDGYILKAGKCVNILSGRNAIDEPPTNLKWTGAYIWNNDSDIAALYDAEGVLISRVEF from the coding sequence ATGAAGAAGGTTCTACTGATATTTTGCATATTACTTCTTCCTTTTTCCCTTTCTCTATCCTTTAATTCTCCAAGCTTTATTTGGAGTTACGTCACGAGCTACCAAACAGATGAACTAATGTATTGGAAAGTTAACTATATCCAAAAATTAATAGACCTGATTGAAGATTATTTGCCATTTTTAGAAAGATCAGGCATAACTCTTCCTATCACTTCGGATATTGAAGTTCATTTTATTGATGTTGGCCAAGGTGATTCAGTTTATATAAAATTACCGAATAATGTTGATATTTTAATTGACGGTGGTAATAATTGGTATGGTGACGATGTAGTTACTTACCTCAAATCCCAAGATGTTGATGATATAGAGTATTTGATAGCTACTCATCCTGATGCAGACCATATAGGTGGGTTAGATGATGTTTTAAAAGCCTTTGAAGTTGAAAATGTCTATGCCCCGGATGTTTCCCACACCACGAAAACCTATAATGATTTTGTTTTAGAAGTGAGAAACGAAGGGACCTACATTAAAACAGCTAAGGCTGGGATTACTTTAATTAATCCTGCTTTAGCGGCTGTGATAGGTTGCCCTTCATTCAGCAATGTGTATTTTGTTGGACCGGTGAAAAATTATGGAACAGATCTTAATTCTTGGAGTGCTGTTATGAAGTTAGATTTTGGAAATTCTTCTTATCTTTTCACTGGAGATGCCGATAGAATTTCTGAAAAAGATATGATAGATAATAGTATGTTTTTAAAGGCAGATGTCCTTAAGGTTGGACATCATGGGTCCGATTCTTCGACCTCGCAAGAGTTTTTAAAGGAAGTTAATCCAAAATATGCGGTTATATCTGTGGGTAAAAATAATAATTACGGTCATCCAGCACAGGAAGTATTAGAAAGATTGGAAATGTGTAAGGTAGATCTTTTTCGTACAGATTTGCAGGGACATATTATAGCTATTAGTGATGGGAATAAAATAAATTTTAACGTTGAACCAATTAACATTGTTAATCTTATGGAAGATGCCCAAGAATCAACACCACAAAAAACTTCTATATTGATTACGCATTTAGATGTTTCTGATGAAAAGGTTACTATCTGCAACAATACTGATATAGACGTTGATTTAACAGGATGGGTTTTGGTTAGCGAAGTTGGGAACCAAAAGTTTAATCTTCCAGATGGATATATACTTAAAGCTGGAAAATGTGTGAATATTTTGTCAGGCCGTAACGCAATAGATGAACCTCCAACTAATTTAAAATGGACGGGCGCTTATATATGGAATAACGATAGCGATATTGCAGCCCTCTACGACGCAGAAGGGGTACTAATAAGCAGGGTTGAATTCTAA
- the guaB gene encoding IMP dehydrogenase: protein MEEYLTFDDVLLLPQYSEVVPSRVDTTSCLVKNIHLKIPFLSAAMDTVTESQMAKAMAREGAVGVIHKNMSIEQQAYEVSKVKKTENGIIYDPITITPDTTVKEAEKIMREYRIGGLPVVDDDKVLLGILTNRDIRFEQNMEKKAKELMTPYQNLVVAGSHISLEEAKEILHQNKIEKLPIVDDKRHIKGLITIKDITSVIENPNATRDDKGRLVVGAAVGVSEGLQRTQELVDAGVDFVVLDSAHGHSKNIIETLKKIKERFPELPVIAGNIATAEAAKMLIESGADAVKVGIGPGSICTTRVISGVGVPQLSAIMKVSEEANKYNIPVIADGGIRYSGDIVKALAAGASTVMMGSIFAGTEEAPGETIIYQGRKFKTYRGMGSIAAMEKGSKDRYFQESTPNEKLVPEGVEAMVAYKGEVKDVIIQLVGGVKAGMGYVGAKDIKELQQKAKFIKITTASITESHPHDVKITREAPNYFFSS, encoded by the coding sequence ATGGAAGAGTATCTAACTTTTGATGATGTGTTACTACTACCGCAGTATAGCGAAGTTGTACCGAGCAGGGTTGATACTACATCTTGTTTAGTAAAAAATATCCATTTAAAGATCCCTTTTCTTTCTGCAGCTATGGATACTGTGACTGAATCCCAAATGGCAAAAGCTATGGCAAGAGAAGGTGCCGTTGGTGTTATTCATAAAAATATGTCGATTGAACAGCAAGCCTATGAGGTTTCAAAGGTAAAAAAGACAGAGAACGGGATTATATACGATCCCATAACAATTACGCCCGATACAACCGTTAAAGAAGCTGAAAAGATCATGAGAGAGTACAGAATTGGTGGATTACCAGTTGTGGATGATGATAAAGTTCTTTTGGGTATATTGACCAACAGAGATATTAGGTTTGAACAAAATATGGAAAAGAAAGCTAAAGAATTGATGACTCCCTACCAAAATTTAGTTGTAGCTGGTTCACATATTTCTTTGGAAGAGGCAAAAGAGATACTTCATCAAAATAAAATAGAGAAATTGCCTATAGTAGATGATAAAAGACATATAAAGGGTTTGATAACGATAAAAGATATTACTTCCGTAATCGAAAACCCAAACGCAACACGAGATGATAAAGGGCGTTTAGTTGTTGGAGCTGCTGTTGGTGTTTCAGAGGGTTTACAAAGAACGCAAGAATTAGTTGATGCAGGAGTCGATTTTGTAGTTTTAGATTCAGCCCATGGACATTCCAAAAATATTATTGAGACATTAAAAAAGATAAAAGAAAGATTCCCGGAACTCCCTGTAATTGCTGGAAATATAGCTACTGCTGAAGCTGCCAAGATGTTAATAGAAAGCGGAGCAGATGCAGTAAAAGTTGGAATTGGGCCAGGTTCTATTTGTACCACCAGAGTTATTTCCGGTGTTGGGGTACCACAGTTAAGTGCAATTATGAAAGTTTCAGAAGAAGCGAATAAATACAATATCCCTGTTATTGCAGATGGTGGGATAAGATATTCTGGAGATATCGTCAAAGCTTTAGCTGCAGGAGCCTCTACCGTGATGATGGGAAGTATTTTTGCAGGTACTGAAGAGGCACCGGGTGAAACGATAATTTATCAAGGTAGGAAGTTTAAAACATACAGAGGCATGGGTTCGATAGCAGCTATGGAAAAAGGGAGCAAAGATAGATATTTCCAAGAAAGTACACCAAATGAGAAACTTGTGCCAGAGGGTGTTGAAGCTATGGTAGCATACAAAGGTGAGGTAAAAGATGTTATAATACAATTAGTTGGAGGAGTCAAAGCTGGAATGGGGTATGTTGGGGCAAAAGATATCAAGGAATTACAGCAAAAGGCTAAATTTATAAAAATTACAACCGCAAGTATAACAGAAAGTCATCCACATGATGTAAAGATTACACGTGAAGCTCCGAATTATTTCTTTTCATCTTAG
- the rlmN gene encoding 23S rRNA (adenine(2503)-C(2))-methyltransferase RlmN: MQTKNILDFEYSDLQSYLLNELGLEKFRTDQICDWIYKKRVFDFESMTNLSKDDRQKLSDNFKISIPHIVKKEVSKIDGTTKYLLELEDKNTVEAVIIYYPSRTIACISTQVGCPLKCSFCSTGQSGYVRNLSTGEIIGQLLAMEKDKEMDVKNVVYMGMGEPLLNFNNVVQTIEILNHPKMKKLGARHITISTAGIPQKIEEVGDLNKEFRLSVSLHAPTNLQRDQIMPINHKYPVEQVIQSCRIYQKKTKKRVTFEYILIKGFNDSKEDALKLVELFGDLKVMVNLIPVNENPAGFEKPSKRFIQAFLDTLVKNGIDAVVRAEKGSDISAACGQLRTRELKEANR; this comes from the coding sequence ATGCAAACAAAAAACATTTTAGATTTTGAATATTCAGACTTGCAAAGTTATTTGCTCAATGAATTGGGACTTGAAAAGTTTAGAACTGATCAAATTTGTGATTGGATTTATAAGAAAAGAGTTTTTGATTTCGAATCGATGACTAATTTATCTAAAGACGATAGACAAAAACTCAGTGATAATTTTAAAATATCTATTCCTCATATTGTTAAAAAAGAGGTTTCAAAGATAGATGGAACCACCAAATATCTTTTGGAGTTAGAGGATAAGAACACTGTTGAAGCGGTAATTATTTACTACCCTTCAAGAACGATAGCTTGTATATCAACACAAGTTGGTTGCCCACTGAAATGTTCTTTCTGCTCTACAGGACAAAGCGGTTACGTTAGAAATTTATCGACAGGTGAGATCATTGGTCAACTGTTAGCTATGGAAAAAGATAAAGAGATGGATGTAAAAAATGTTGTATACATGGGAATGGGTGAACCATTATTAAATTTTAACAACGTTGTTCAAACCATAGAGATATTAAACCATCCAAAGATGAAAAAGTTAGGGGCAAGGCATATAACCATTTCAACCGCGGGAATTCCTCAGAAAATTGAGGAAGTAGGTGATTTGAACAAAGAGTTTCGACTTTCTGTTTCACTTCACGCACCAACGAATCTTCAAAGAGATCAAATAATGCCAATAAATCATAAATATCCGGTAGAGCAGGTTATTCAGTCATGCCGAATTTATCAGAAAAAAACAAAAAAGAGGGTTACTTTTGAGTATATTTTGATAAAAGGATTTAATGATTCAAAAGAGGACGCTTTGAAATTAGTTGAACTATTTGGTGATTTGAAAGTGATGGTTAATTTAATTCCTGTCAATGAAAATCCAGCGGGCTTTGAAAAGCCGTCAAAAAGGTTTATTCAAGCTTTTTTGGATACTCTCGTTAAGAACGGAATTGATGCTGTGGTGCGAGCTGAGAAAGGTAGTGATATATCAGCCGCATGTGGCCAATTAAGAACTAGAGAGTTAAAAGAAGCTAATAGGTGA
- a CDS encoding PASTA domain-containing protein, with the protein MIKVRKLIKNLIFFILGIVASGIFAFFFMTVFANSSNMVEIPYLIGEDKKVAISSLEELNLIPNVVGNGEKVLYTDPEPGTKVKEGHHVIVQLREMNTLKIPDLIGIPSGVAQQFLNEYNIAFEIRNQLTYKPEENDVVLNMSPTPGNNYSGERVILYVGKYEGSNQ; encoded by the coding sequence ATGATTAAAGTAAGAAAATTAATAAAAAATTTGATATTTTTTATTTTAGGGATAGTTGCCTCTGGAATATTTGCCTTTTTTTTTATGACAGTTTTTGCCAATAGTTCCAATATGGTTGAGATTCCATATTTGATCGGAGAAGATAAAAAGGTAGCAATCTCTTCTTTAGAGGAATTAAATCTAATTCCAAACGTAGTAGGTAATGGAGAAAAAGTTTTGTATACCGATCCTGAACCTGGTACAAAGGTAAAAGAAGGACATCACGTAATAGTCCAACTTAGAGAGATGAATACTCTGAAGATTCCTGATCTGATAGGAATACCTTCCGGAGTAGCGCAACAGTTTTTAAATGAGTACAACATAGCCTTTGAAATTAGAAATCAATTAACTTATAAACCTGAAGAAAATGATGTGGTATTGAACATGTCTCCAACACCAGGAAATAATTATAGTGGAGAAAGGGTGATTCTCTATGTCGGTAAATATGAAGGGAGTAATCAATGA
- the rsgA gene encoding ribosome small subunit-dependent GTPase A, translating into MSWRKGIVVRFHSDMVTVQDLESNQKINCFLPGRFKLQKIRPIVGDYVEYSKDQQNAYGRIENILERKNELYRPRVANLDQLVLVTSIKEPRVDLIVVDKIIVLAEKEKLDVVIVLNKTDLLGSDEEKREMERFIEIYGKIYPVIPTSKITKNNLDILKSYLKNKVSTFAGPSGVGKSSLLNVLDPKLKLREGEISKKLGRGKHTTTYAELLYFDFGGYIVDTPGFSSLELRGIKKDEVRRYFREFLEFDGFCQFSNCSHTVEPGCAIKEAVENGQISLSRYTNYCQIYEEIEDSSLKLQ; encoded by the coding sequence ATGAGTTGGAGAAAGGGTATAGTTGTTAGATTTCATTCGGATATGGTAACCGTTCAAGATTTGGAAAGTAATCAAAAAATTAACTGCTTTCTCCCTGGTAGATTTAAATTACAGAAGATTAGGCCCATTGTTGGCGATTATGTAGAGTATTCTAAGGACCAACAAAATGCTTATGGAAGAATCGAAAACATTTTAGAGAGAAAAAATGAATTATACAGACCTAGAGTAGCTAACTTGGATCAACTAGTTTTAGTTACATCAATTAAAGAGCCTCGAGTAGATTTGATAGTAGTCGATAAAATTATAGTTCTCGCTGAAAAAGAGAAGCTTGATGTAGTCATAGTGTTAAACAAAACGGATTTGCTTGGTAGTGACGAAGAAAAAAGAGAAATGGAAAGATTTATAGAAATATATGGTAAAATTTATCCTGTGATTCCTACATCCAAAATAACGAAAAATAATTTAGATATATTAAAATCATATTTAAAAAACAAAGTATCAACCTTTGCAGGTCCTTCTGGAGTTGGAAAGTCCAGTTTATTGAATGTTTTAGATCCAAAATTGAAACTTAGAGAAGGAGAAATCTCCAAAAAATTAGGTAGAGGTAAACACACAACAACTTATGCTGAACTGCTTTATTTTGATTTTGGAGGATATATAGTCGACACACCAGGTTTTTCGAGTTTAGAGCTAAGGGGAATAAAAAAAGATGAAGTAAGGCGTTATTTCAGAGAATTTTTGGAATTTGACGGTTTTTGCCAGTTTTCTAATTGTTCCCATACGGTTGAACCTGGATGTGCAATTAAAGAGGCTGTAGAGAACGGACAGATTTCATTGAGTAGGTATACCAATTATTGTCAAATATACGAAGAAATAGAAGATAGTTCACTAAAATTACAATAG
- the rpe gene encoding ribulose-phosphate 3-epimerase, whose protein sequence is MIKIYPSILAADFLNLAQEVEKVSKDADGIHLDIMDGVFVPNITFGFPIVESIRKKFKDIYLDAHLMIVEPDKYLENFSKSVNSITVHYEAVTHLHRTVLKIKELGCEAGVTLNPHTPVSLLEEILPYVDKVLIMSVNPGFTGQHFIETTYEKVRKLRRLSDEKGLNVEIMVDGGVNKQNIGLLHQSGVNTFIIGASVFYSENPSQEIIELKKVAEDFE, encoded by the coding sequence TTGATAAAAATATATCCTTCCATTTTAGCTGCTGATTTTTTGAATTTAGCTCAAGAGGTAGAGAAAGTTTCTAAAGATGCTGATGGAATACATCTCGATATTATGGATGGAGTGTTTGTTCCAAACATTACTTTTGGTTTTCCAATAGTAGAATCGATTAGAAAAAAATTTAAAGATATATATTTGGATGCTCATTTGATGATAGTTGAACCAGATAAATATTTAGAAAACTTTTCTAAGTCTGTGAATAGCATAACAGTGCATTATGAAGCGGTCACACATCTACACAGAACTGTATTAAAAATCAAAGAGTTGGGGTGTGAAGCAGGTGTTACTTTAAATCCACATACTCCAGTATCACTTTTAGAAGAAATTCTACCATATGTGGACAAGGTATTGATTATGTCGGTTAATCCAGGATTTACTGGACAACATTTTATAGAAACTACTTATGAAAAAGTGAGAAAATTAAGAAGACTCTCTGATGAGAAAGGACTGAATGTTGAAATAATGGTTGATGGAGGAGTGAATAAACAGAACATCGGATTACTTCACCAAAGTGGCGTTAACACTTTTATCATTGGTGCCAGTGTGTTTTATTCAGAAAATCCTTCACAAGAGATAATCGAACTAAAAAAGGTGGCAGAAGATTTTGAGTGA
- the rdgB gene encoding RdgB/HAM1 family non-canonical purine NTP pyrophosphatase, protein MSDVYLATSNRNKVREINEILQNIDINGSINVKYIFDEIKEDNFEVEEYGETYVENSVIKAWAYSKLIKKPVFSDDSGLSIISLGGFPGVNSARFMENHSYEQKMKELLSMLENEKDRTAYFACAATYFDPQKNILVTCQEEVYGKIAFEIRGKNGFGYDPIFIPDGYDYTFGELTKDVKNSISHRAKAIKKLLLFLKSAKILENKE, encoded by the coding sequence TTGAGTGACGTCTATTTGGCTACATCAAACAGAAACAAGGTAAGAGAAATCAATGAAATCTTGCAAAATATTGATATAAATGGAAGTATCAATGTTAAATATATATTTGATGAGATAAAAGAGGATAATTTTGAAGTAGAAGAGTACGGCGAAACTTATGTAGAAAATTCTGTTATTAAAGCTTGGGCTTATTCAAAATTAATAAAAAAACCAGTTTTTTCAGATGATTCTGGTTTGTCTATAATCTCTCTCGGAGGATTTCCTGGCGTGAACTCTGCAAGGTTCATGGAAAATCATTCCTATGAGCAAAAGATGAAGGAATTATTATCAATGCTGGAAAATGAAAAAGATAGAACCGCTTATTTTGCCTGTGCGGCGACGTATTTTGACCCTCAAAAAAATATTTTAGTTACTTGTCAAGAAGAAGTTTATGGTAAAATAGCATTTGAGATAAGAGGAAAGAATGGTTTCGGTTACGATCCTATTTTTATTCCCGATGGATACGATTATACATTTGGAGAACTGACCAAAGACGTAAAAAATAGCATAAGTCATAGGGCAAAGGCTATAAAAAAGTTGCTTCTTTTTTTAAAAAGTGCTAAAATATTAGAAAATAAAGAGTAA
- a CDS encoding HU family DNA-binding protein, translated as MNKKDLVDAFAKKANVTKKDAESFVDAFVDVVSEALSKGEEVKLVGFGTFKVQKRAARKGVNPQTGKAIKIPEKMVPKFVPGKELKDMVK; from the coding sequence GTGAATAAGAAAGATTTAGTTGATGCTTTTGCAAAGAAGGCTAACGTAACAAAGAAAGATGCAGAAAGTTTCGTTGATGCTTTTGTTGATGTAGTGTCTGAGGCTTTAAGTAAGGGTGAAGAGGTTAAGTTAGTTGGTTTTGGAACTTTCAAAGTTCAGAAAAGAGCAGCTAGAAAAGGTGTCAACCCACAAACTGGAAAAGCTATTAAGATTCCAGAAAAGATGGTTCCAAAATTCGTTCCTGGTAAAGAATTAAAAGATATGGTGAAGTAA
- a CDS encoding metallophosphoesterase family protein gives MIWAISDIHGMYDTLISLLKRIQIKDSDTMIFLGDYVDRGPDSKKVLDLLITLSKQRNRIFLKGNHDDMMVDYCQKTHEYGEGVWFYNGALSTIKSFNNNIGEEYINFLKDLPLYYELEVENEKYLFVHAGVNPKKSLSKQDKWDLLWIRDEFLSMSERYFNYTVIHGHTPTLYLTGEDKIFVKRDNNKKIISVDIDTGCVYGGKLTAFGITEDNRHVVLQAV, from the coding sequence GTGATCTGGGCGATTTCAGATATCCACGGTATGTACGATACTTTAATTTCGCTTTTAAAACGGATACAGATCAAAGATTCTGACACAATGATTTTTCTTGGTGATTATGTGGACAGAGGACCTGATTCAAAAAAGGTGCTGGATCTTTTGATTACTTTAAGCAAACAGAGGAATCGTATTTTTTTAAAGGGGAACCATGACGATATGATGGTCGACTATTGTCAAAAAACTCATGAGTATGGAGAAGGTGTCTGGTTTTACAACGGTGCATTGTCGACAATTAAAAGTTTCAATAACAATATTGGGGAAGAGTACATAAACTTTTTAAAAGATCTACCTCTGTATTATGAGTTGGAAGTAGAAAACGAGAAATATTTGTTTGTACATGCGGGAGTTAATCCAAAAAAGTCACTTTCAAAACAAGATAAATGGGATTTGTTGTGGATAAGAGATGAATTTTTAAGTATGTCAGAAAGGTATTTTAATTATACCGTTATTCATGGACATACTCCAACATTGTACTTAACAGGTGAAGATAAGATCTTTGTGAAACGTGATAATAATAAGAAAATAATAAGTGTAGATATAGATACGGGATGTGTGTACGGTGGGAAATTGACGGCCTTTGGAATCACTGAGGATAACAGACACGTAGTTTTACAAGCTGTTTGA
- the gcvT gene encoding glycine cleavage system aminomethyltransferase GcvT produces the protein MLKKLKDYCNYSQSQILKQILEENGIQVFLKSPIGIGGEYFGEGAIYDLYVEDKDFESAIVIIEELEKGGITLSELKKTPLYERHIELGAKLGEFAGWELPLWYSSIIDEHNAVRNCIGVFDVSHMGELFVQGKDAQKFVNYLITNNVEKIPIGKIVYSPMCNEDGGILDDLLAYKLDEEKILLVVNASNTQKDFDWVRKQSSSFNVEVINKSDEYCQIAFQGPKSQDQLQKYLKDIDLDSIEYYSFKILGLEGEEVILSRTGYTGEDGFELYLSPAIAVKVWDRLIQLAKEVDGKPCGLGSRDTLRFEPKMLLYGNDMDENTTPLEAGLSWTVDFNKEFIGKEALLKQKEEGIKRKLVGMEVHDKMPVRHGYEIFKDNENIGFVTSGVKSPTLGKNLALGYVSKEFSKLETIVSIKAREKLLEAEVVKTPFYKGSVKSTK, from the coding sequence ATGCTGAAAAAACTAAAAGATTACTGCAATTATTCACAGAGCCAGATTTTGAAACAAATTTTGGAAGAAAACGGTATACAAGTATTTTTAAAATCTCCCATTGGAATAGGTGGAGAATATTTCGGTGAAGGAGCAATTTACGATTTATATGTTGAGGATAAAGATTTTGAAAGCGCGATAGTTATAATTGAAGAATTGGAGAAGGGAGGAATTACTTTGTCTGAACTAAAAAAGACTCCGCTTTATGAAAGACATATAGAACTTGGAGCGAAGTTGGGAGAATTTGCAGGTTGGGAGCTTCCGTTATGGTATTCTTCTATTATTGATGAGCATAACGCAGTAAGAAATTGTATTGGAGTTTTTGATGTATCTCATATGGGTGAATTATTTGTGCAAGGGAAAGATGCTCAGAAATTTGTAAATTACCTTATTACAAATAATGTGGAAAAGATACCCATTGGTAAAATAGTGTACTCTCCTATGTGTAACGAGGATGGTGGAATTTTAGATGATCTTCTCGCTTATAAATTAGACGAAGAAAAGATCTTGTTGGTAGTCAACGCATCTAATACTCAAAAAGATTTTGATTGGGTAAGAAAGCAATCTTCTTCTTTTAATGTTGAGGTTATTAACAAGAGTGATGAATATTGCCAAATAGCTTTCCAAGGTCCTAAATCCCAGGATCAACTGCAAAAATATCTTAAAGATATTGATCTGGATAGTATAGAATATTATTCCTTCAAAATTCTAGGATTGGAAGGAGAAGAAGTAATATTATCAAGGACCGGATACACAGGTGAAGATGGTTTTGAGTTGTACCTGTCTCCAGCGATCGCTGTTAAAGTTTGGGATAGACTTATACAACTTGCTAAAGAGGTTGATGGGAAACCATGTGGTTTAGGAAGCAGGGATACTTTGAGATTCGAGCCTAAAATGCTCCTTTATGGCAACGATATGGATGAAAATACTACTCCTTTGGAGGCAGGTCTAAGTTGGACTGTTGATTTTAATAAAGAATTTATTGGTAAGGAAGCTTTGCTGAAACAAAAAGAAGAAGGAATCAAAAGAAAATTAGTTGGTATGGAAGTACACGACAAGATGCCCGTGAGACATGGGTATGAAATTTTCAAAGATAATGAAAATATAGGGTTTGTGACAAGTGGTGTAAAGTCTCCTACTTTGGGGAAAAATTTAGCCTTAGGCTATGTAAGTAAAGAATTTTCAAAATTAGAAACCATTGTGAGTATAAAAGCAAGGGAAAAGTTATTAGAAGCTGAGGTCGTGAAAACTCCGTTTTATAAAGGAAGTGTAAAAAGCACAAAGTAA
- the gcvPA gene encoding aminomethyl-transferring glycine dehydrogenase subunit GcvPA, translating into MNDFPYLPHTQKDIEEMFSFLGIKDIDELYRDIPALFKGELNIPSGLSELEVKERLTDLSQMNKNMEEYGIFRGAGIYNHYIPSVIYPLASNRNFLTAYTPYQAEVSQGTLQILYEYQTQICNLTGMEVSNSSMYDGASALAEAILMAKRINGKNHVLMSKTVHPEYQEVSKTYVEVQGMNIEQIGYLSETGQLDLDELTSKITQETSCVVVSYPNFFGVIEDLKAIREKVPSDVIFIVVTYPISLGLLETPGKFGVDIVVGEGQSLGNTPSFGGPGLGIFASKKKYIRKMPGRIIGETVDQDGKRGFCMILQTREQHIRREKATSNICSNHAFNALLASLYMNVMGKQGIREVSLQNYHKAHYLAKKLVETEKFKPVFDGPFFNEFVLESKIDPDLLNEKLLEQHYFGPLILKNFYEEMGNKVLFCATELTKKRDIDFLCSFLEGLS; encoded by the coding sequence ATGAATGATTTTCCATATTTACCCCATACCCAAAAAGACATAGAAGAAATGTTCTCTTTTTTGGGAATAAAAGATATAGATGAACTTTATCGAGATATTCCAGCACTGTTCAAAGGTGAGTTGAATATCCCATCGGGTTTGAGTGAATTAGAAGTTAAAGAAAGGCTAACCGATTTATCGCAAATGAATAAAAATATGGAAGAATACGGGATTTTTAGAGGTGCGGGAATTTACAATCATTATATTCCTTCTGTGATATATCCTTTAGCTTCAAATAGGAATTTTTTAACTGCATATACGCCTTACCAGGCTGAAGTTTCTCAGGGTACCCTCCAAATACTCTATGAGTATCAAACTCAAATTTGCAATCTTACGGGGATGGAAGTTTCTAATTCATCTATGTACGATGGTGCTTCAGCTTTAGCTGAGGCTATTTTAATGGCAAAAAGAATTAATGGTAAAAATCATGTTTTGATGTCTAAAACGGTTCATCCCGAGTATCAAGAAGTATCAAAAACCTATGTTGAAGTGCAAGGGATGAATATAGAGCAAATAGGCTATTTATCTGAAACGGGTCAATTAGATCTAGATGAATTAACTTCTAAAATCACCCAAGAAACATCTTGTGTTGTAGTTTCATATCCAAACTTTTTTGGTGTAATAGAAGATTTGAAAGCGATAAGAGAAAAGGTTCCTAGCGATGTTATTTTCATTGTAGTTACCTATCCAATCTCTTTAGGGTTGTTAGAAACTCCTGGAAAATTTGGGGTGGATATAGTAGTAGGAGAAGGTCAATCTTTAGGAAATACACCTTCATTTGGGGGACCGGGTTTGGGAATCTTCGCTTCCAAAAAAAAGTACATCCGAAAGATGCCTGGCAGAATTATCGGTGAAACCGTGGATCAAGATGGTAAAAGAGGATTTTGCATGATTTTGCAGACAAGGGAACAACATATAAGAAGAGAGAAGGCTACTTCTAATATATGTTCAAATCATGCATTCAATGCTCTTTTGGCTTCTTTGTATATGAATGTGATGGGAAAGCAAGGGATAAGAGAAGTTTCTCTTCAGAATTATCATAAAGCCCATTATCTAGCAAAAAAATTGGTAGAGACTGAAAAGTTTAAACCTGTATTTGACGGACCATTTTTTAACGAGTTTGTATTAGAAAGCAAAATTGATCCTGATCTTCTCAACGAAAAACTGTTGGAGCAACATTATTTTGGACCTTTGATACTGAAGAATTTTTATGAAGAAATGGGGAATAAGGTACTGTTTTGTGCAACAGAACTGACTAAAAAAAGAGATATCGACTTTTTATGTTCTTTCTTGGAGGGATTATCATGA